A window of Saccharomyces paradoxus chromosome XIII, complete sequence contains these coding sequences:
- the CTK3 gene encoding Ctk3p (Gamma subunit of C-terminal domain kinase I~similar to YML112W): MDSLEARLQFIQVLKNLQKTLHKTKDSTTSSSTTTPPSSQQKLNNDPIQFYLRNYRHHYEDFHQCLFDTTMKMDPLDRLDVVIYYVRIIRNLYPHSHSNTNVAKVLNEVLLLDVDLVFELCLPCQDWKSLTNLATCKELFLDLSRLIQYDVTLTPPDATNINATTWYSVKTDRTTQDYKQSLQRTESLLKDRDSKKLAFFQQFNSDTTTINPDLQTQPTNANILLHRMEADRELHKRSKETSWYVERPSNDILDESEFQTLWTHFETTDSGFDKDDYKNIKALNDIAKASYMY, translated from the coding sequence ATGGACTCTCTCGAGGCTAGATTACAATTCATTCAGGTGCTGAAGAACCTGCAAAAGACGCTGCACAAGACCAAGGACTCTACCACATCATCGTCAACAACTACACCACCGTCATCACAACAAAAGCTGAACAATGACCCCATACAATTCTATTTAAGAAACTACAGGCATCACTATGAGGACTTCCACCAGTGTTTGTTCGACACAACCATGAAGATGGACCCACTGGATAGACTGGATGTAGTGATATACTATGTTAgaataataagaaatttgtATCCCCATAGTCATTCTAATACCAATGTTGCCAAAGTGCTAAACGAAGTGCTGCTTCTGGATGTTGATTTGGTTTTTGAGCTCTGTCTGCCCTGCCAGGACTGGAAATCCCTTACAAACCTAGCCACCTGTAAGGAGCTATTCCTGGACTTATCCAGACTAATCCAGTACGACGTTACGCTCACACCTCCGGACGCCACAAACATAAACGCCACTACCTGGTACAGTGTCAAGACAGACAGGACTACACAGGACTACAAACAATCGTTGCAGCGAACAGAGTCTCTGTTAAAAGACAGGgactcaaaaaaattggccTTCTTCCAACAGTTCAATTCCGATACAACTACCATCAACCCGGACTTACAGACGCAGCCAACAAATGCAAACATTTTATTGCACAGAATGGAGGCAGATAGGGAACTCCACAAGAGATCGAAAGAAACGAGTTGGTACGTTGAAAGGCCTTCCAACGATATACTAGATGAATCCGAATTCCAAACTCTGTGGACGCATTTTGAGACTACTGATTCCGGATTCGACAAGGACGattacaaaaatatcaaggCTTTGAATGATATTGCAAAGGCATCTTACATGTACTAG
- the ATR1 gene encoding borate transporter (Multidrug efflux pump of the major facilitator superfamily~similar to YML116W): MSKQSLVELTESKDEYLELENEETLPVKKSSRDNGNEETLIATAFTHSEDEMVESNQKWQNPNYFKYAWQEYLFIFTCMISQLLNQAGTTQTLSIMNILSDSFGSEGNSKSWLMASFPLVSGSFILISGRLGDIYGLKKMLLIGYVLVIIWSLICGITKYSGSDTFFIISRAFQGLGIAFVLPNVLGIIGNIYVGGTFRKNIVISFVGAMAPIGATLGCLFAGLIGTEDPKQWPWAFYAYSIASLINFALSIYAIPNAIPTNIHHFSMDWIGSVLGVIGLILLNFVWNQAPISGWSQAYIIVILVISVVFLVAFVIYEIRFAKSPLLPRAVIKDRHMIQIMLALFFGWGSFGIFTFYYFQFQLNIRHYTALWAGGTYFMFLIWGIIAALLVGFTIKNVSPSVFLFFSMVAFNVGSIMASVTPVHETYFRTQLGTMIILSFGMDLSFPASSIIFSDNLPMEYQGMAGSLVNTVVNYSMSLCLGMGATVETQLNPDGKNLLKGYRGAQYLGIGLASLACMISGLYMVESFIKDHRARAAAEYDCAMT; encoded by the coding sequence atgagCAAACAATCTTTAGTGGAGCTTACGGAAAGCAAGGATGAGTATCTCGAACTTGAAAATGAGGAAACACTACCTGTTAAAAAATCATCACGAGATAATGGCAACGAAGAAACTTTAATAGCAACAGCTTTTACGCACtctgaagatgaaatgGTAGAGAGCAAccaaaaatggcaaaacCCAAactatttcaaatatgCGTGGCAAGAGTACCTCTTTATATTTACTTGCATGATAAGCCAGCTTCTAAACCAAGCAGGTACTACGCAAACTCTTTCGATTATGAACATTCTTTCGGACAGTTTTGGCTCAGAAGGAAACTCAAAGTCATGGCTGATGGCATCTTTTCCACTAGTTTCAGGCTCATTTATATTGATTAGTGGCAGACTAGGTGACATTTACGggctaaaaaaaatgttattgATAGGATATGTTTTGGTTATTATATGGTCTTTGATTTGCGGGATCACCAAGTATTCTGGTAGCgatactttttttattattagcAGAGCCTTTCAAGGTTTGGGGATCGCATTTGTTTTGCCAAATGTACTGGGCATAATTGGTAATATATATGTGGGCGGTACTTTTCGTAAAAACATTGTGATTAGTTTTGTCGGCGCAATGGCTCCTATTGGAGCAACTTTAGGTTGTCTCTTTGCTGGGCTGATCGGTACTGAGGACCCAAAACAGTGGCCATGGGCATTCTATGCGTATAGTATAGCCTCTCTCATTAATTTTGCCCTGTCCATATACGCCATCCCCAATGCTATACCAACAAATATTCATCATTTTTCTATGGATTGGATTGGTTCTGTTTTGGGTGTGATCGGTCTCattttattaaattttGTGTGGAATCAAGCTCCCATATCAGGTTGGAGTCAAGCTTACATTATCGTGATTTTGGTCATTTCTGTAGTTTTCCTTGTCGCTTTTGTCATTTATGAGATTCGGTTTGCCAAGAGTCCATTATTACCGCGCGCCGTTATAAAAGATCGTCATATGATACAGATTATGCTGGCTCTGTTCTTTGGATGGGGCTCATTTGGTATCTTTACGTTTTATTATTTCCAATTTCAATTAAATATAAGGCATTACACGGCATTATGGGCTGGTGGCACTTACTTTATGTTTCTAATTTGGGGTATTATTGCTGCTTTACTAGTAGGATTTACTATTAAAAATGTGTCGCCATCAGTGTTTCTGTTCTTTTCTATGGTAGCATTCAACGTGGGCTCAATAATGGCAAGTGTTACACCAGTTCACGAGACATACTTTCGCACTCAGTTAGGGACCATGATAATTTTAAGTTTCGGGATGGATCTTTCATTTCCTGCATCTTCCATTATCTTTAGTGACAATTTGCCGATGGAATATCAAGGTATGGCTGGATCATTGGTGAATACTGTTGTTAATTATTCCATGTCTTTGTGTCTTGGTATGGGTGCTACGGTAGAGACGCAGCTCAATCCAGACGGCAAGAATCTTTTGAAGGGTTACAGAGGCGCCCAGTATCTCGGAATAGGATTGGCAAGTTTAGCATGCATGATTAGCGGGCTTTACATGGTCGAAAGCTTCATAAAAGACCATAGGGCAAGAGCTGCTGCAGAATATGACTGCGCTATGACCTAA
- the VAN1 gene encoding Van1p (Component of the mannan polymerase I~similar to YML115C) has product MGMFLNLRSSIKEKAMDNGLSLPISRNGSSNNIKDKRSQHNSNSLKGKYKYQPRSTPSKFQLTVSVISLIIIAVLSLYLFISFLSGMNIGVSTQNERSLLGSSKSSENYKTIDLEDEEYYDYDFEDIDPEVISKFDDGVQHYLISQFGSEVLTPNDNEKYQRELNMLFDSTVEKYDLSNFEGAPNGLETRDHILLCIPLRNAADVLPLMFKHLMNLTYPHELIDLAFLVSDCSEGDTTLDALIAYSRQFQNGTLSQIFQEIDAVIDSQTKGTDKLYLKYMDEGYINRVRQAFSPPFHENYDKPFRSVQIFQKDFGQVIGQGFSDRHAVKVQGIRRKLMGRARNWLTANALKPYHSWVYWRDADVELCPGSVIQDLMSKDYDVIVPNVWRPLPTFLESEQPYDLNSWMESQEALALAKTLDEDDVIVEGYAEYPTWRVHLAYIRDAEGDPNEVVDLDGVGGVSILAKAKIFRNGVQFPAFTFENHAETEAFGKMAKKMGYRVGGLPHYTIWHIYEPSDDDLKEIAAREREKRRQSE; this is encoded by the coding sequence ATGGGCATGTTTCTCAATTTAAGGTCCAgtataaaagagaaagccATGGACAATGGACTAAGCCTGCCCATTTCAAGAAACGGTAGCTCGAACAATATCAAGGATAAACGCTCACAGCATAACTCCAACTCATTAAAGGGCAAATATAAGTACCAGCCGCGTTCCACACCGTCTAAATTCCAGCTTACAGTGAGCGTCATATCCCTTATTATTATCGCCGTTCTCTCGTTATATCTGTTCATATCGTTTCTTTCCGGAATGAACATCGGTGTATCCACGCAGAATGAAAGGTCGCTATTGGGTTCCTCGAAATCCTCTGAAAATTACAAGACAATCGActtagaagatgaagaatattaCGACTATGATTTTGAGGATATTGATCCTGAAgtgatttcaaaatttgatgatggTGTGCAACATTATCTGATATCTCAATTTGGTTCAGAAGTCTTGACTCCCAacgataatgaaaaatatcaaagagaACTTAACATGCTGTTCGATTCCactgttgaaaaatacgaCCTATCGAATTTTGAAGGTGCTCCAAACGGATTGGAAACACGTGATCACATTCTTTTATGCATTCCACTAAGAAACGCAGCGGATGTATTGCCTTTGATGTTCAAGCATTTGATGAACCTGACTTATCCACACGAACTGATTGATCTGGCCTTTTTGGTCAGTGATTGTTCAGAGGGTGACACCACATTGGATGCTTTAATAGCGTACTCTAGgcaatttcaaaatggCACATTGTCCcagatttttcaagagaTTGACGCTGTCATTGATTCTCAGACAAAAGGCACCGACAAGTTATATCTTAAATATATGGACGAAGGTTATATTAACCGTGTCCGCCAGGCATTTTCACCACCATTCCATGAAAACTATGACAAGCCATTTAGATCAGTGCAGATTTTCCAGAAGGATTTTGGCCAAGTGATTGGACAAGGTTTTAGTGACAGACATGCTGTTAAGGTTCAAGgtataagaagaaaattaatGGGAAGGGCAAGAAATTGGTTAACTGCCAACGCTTTGAAACCATACCACTCATGGGTTTATTGGAGAGATGCTGATGTAGAGCTTTGCCCCGGGTCAGTTATTCAAGACTTGATGAGCAAAGACTATGACGTTATTGTCCCCAACGTTTGGAGACCACTACCTACATTCTTGGAAAGTGAGCAACCATACGATTTGAATTCTTGGATGGAATCTCAGGAGGCATTGGCATTGGCAAAAACGCTtgacgaagatgatgtTATCGTAGAAGGCTATGCAGAATATCCAACGTGGAGGGTTCACTTGGCCTATATCAGAGATGCGGAAGGTGATCCAAATGAAGTGGTAGACTTGGATGGTGTTGGGGGAGTTTCTATCCTAGCAAAGGCCAAAATATTTAGAAATGGGGTACAGTTTCCTGCATTTACTTTCGAAAATCATGCAGAAACAGAAGCGTTTGGTAAGAtggcaaagaaaatggggTATAGAGTTGGTGGCTTACCGCATTATACTATTTGGCATATTTATGAACCAAGCGATGACgatttgaaggaaattgcAGCAAGGGAAAGAGAGAAGAGAAGACAATCAGAGTAA
- the COQ5 gene encoding 2-hexaprenyl-6-methoxy-1,4-benzoquinone methyltransferase (2-hexaprenyl-6-methoxy-1,4-benzoquinone methyltransferase~similar to YML110C), protein MLLSSRIVRSSLVNVPLRLPRFFTQAHTACKEEKATTPLSSTAEQPEQKYTHFGSKTVLKSTKQKLVGDVFSSVANRYDLMNDVMSLGIHRLWKDHFINKLDAGKRPNSTTPLNFIDVAGGSGDIAFGLLDHAESKFGDTESTMDIVDINPDMLKEGEKRAMEQGKYFKDPRVRFLVSNGEKLEEIDSDSKDIYTVSFGIRNFTDIQKGLNTAYRVLKPGGIFYCLEFSKIENPLMDFAYQQWARVLPVMGSMIANDYDSYQYLVESIERFPDQETFKSMIEKAGFKSAGYESLTFGICAIHWGIKV, encoded by the coding sequence ATGTTGCTTTCTTCACGAATCGTTCGAAGCTCGCTGGTTAATGTTCCGCTAAGATTGCCTAGGTTTTTTACACAAGCTCACACAGCATgcaaagaagagaaagcTACTACCCCTCTATCATCCACAGCTGAACAGCCCGAGCAGAAGTATACACATTTCGGTTCGAAGACGGTATTGAAGTCTACCAAGCAGAAGTTAGTGGGTGATGTCTTTTCCTCCGTAGCCAACCGGTATGATTTGATGAATGACGTTATGTCATTGGGTATTCATAGATTATGGAAGGACcattttatcaataagCTAGACGCGGGAAAAAGACCAAACTCTACAACTCCTCTGAATTTCATTGATGTGGCTGGTGGGTCTGGTGACATTGCTTTCGGTCTATTAGACCATGCTGAGTCGAAATTTGGGGATACTGAATCTACAATGGATATTGTAGATATCAACCCTGACATGCTTAAAGAAGGTGAGAAAAGAGCCATGGAACAAGgcaaatatttcaaagatcCTCGTGTGAGGTTTTTGGTTTCTAACGGTGAGAAACTAGAGGAGATTGATTCTGATTCCAAGGACATCTACACAGTTTCTTTTGGTATCAGAAACTTCACCGACATTCAAAAGGGCTTAAACACTGCTTATAGAGTTTTGAAACCAGGCggtatattttattgtttggAATTTTCTAAGATTGAGAATCCTCTTATGGACTTTGCTTACCAACAGTGGGCTAGGGTCCTGCCTGTCATGGGTTCAATGATTGCTAATGACTACGACTCTTATCAGTATTTAGTGGAGTCTATCGAAAGATTTCCAGACCAAGAAACGTTCAAATCCATGATTGAAAAGGCAGGATTCAAATCAGCTGGCTACGAAAGTTTAACATTTGGCATATGTGCCATCCATTGGGGTATCAAAGTTTGA
- the TAF8 gene encoding Taf8p (TFIID subunit (65 kDa)~similar to YML114C): MTSNTSESGSGTQNTVVQLRNLPDLTEINHLEIDAPVVEILKKTVLFQLNSLNICISNFALDELVNLVTVQMDGMFRNLHNLTLLQRRSQASQADLKLLFREFKLDAASLYQQFQVSEFIKSKHSVEYEKLVSSSSLPAIPRNEEDEEDELNNIEEQQNEINVLLPPSNSLEKQIPSWLPNFPPDHTYKFTPEFNHPITDLKTIKKEIVKESRESEKALLNLNKSLSHISSASHTPPPPVLDDEDATEQQLEIWGDALQERKPTITAKCLNENNIEQYAKYRVELARERVTKFEVNQLKRTKNPFLKISETLYFSKSPHQSHKTIQKTIDLQFRKSMTLFMHNVPKVQKLKKEKIRVAKEERAKSLKRRQEELVSLRTKREQDEGHDLELLLNNEHARDPTDNNTTSNALNNSTIVINANADDDDDDINLFGILGSSEDENEISSIPVENLAGESEPPTMTAQDTTNTTPVAHNTTNIDAIASHSIHSTPNENAPTSPPADIATDHDITM, encoded by the coding sequence ATGACTTCTAATACGTCAGAAAGCGGGTCAGGTACTCAAAATACTGTAGTTCAGTTGAGAAACCTACCGGATTTGACGGAGATTAATCACTTGGAAATAGATGCCCCCGTAgtggaaattttaaagaaaacagtaCTATTCCAGTTGAACTCGTTAAACATCTGCATTTCAAACTTTGCATTGGATGAGCTGGTCAATCTCGTGACTGTTCAAATGGATGGGATGTTCCGAAACCTGCACAATTTAACTCTTTTACAAAGAAGATCACAAGCTTCCCAAGCggatttgaaattattgtTTCGAGAGTTCAAGCTGGATGCGGCGTCCCTTTACCAGCAGTTCCAGGTCTCGGAATTCATTAAATCAAAGCATTCCgtagaatatgaaaaattggtgaGCTCGTCGTCTCTTCCTGCTATACCGCGCAacgaagaggatgaagaggacgaattgaataatattGAGGAGCAACAGAACGAGATCAACGTTTTGCTGCCTCCCTCCAATTCGTTGGAGAAACAGATACCGAGTTGGCTACCCAACTTCCCGCCAGACCATACCTATAAGTTTACACCTGAGTTTAACCATCCAATTACTGATCTAAAAAccatcaagaaagaaatagtAAAAGAAAGTCGAGAGTCTGAAAAGGCTCTGCTAAATCTGAACAAAAGTCTCTCTCACATATCATCGGCGTCACATACTCCACCCCCGCCAGTTTTAGACGATGAGGACGCTACTGAGCAACAATTGGAGATTTGGGGCGACGCACTTCAAGAAAGGAAACCAACCATAACTGCAAAGTGTCTCAATGAAAACAACATCGAGCAGTATGCGAAGTATAGAGTTGAGTTGGCGAGAGAACGTGTTACGAAATTCGAAGTGAaccaattgaaaagaacaaaaaacccatttttgaaaatttctgaaACTCTTTACTTTTCAAAGAGTCCTCACCAGTCTCATAAAACCATACAAAAAACCATAGATTTGCAATTTCGTAAGTCGATGACACTATTCATGCACAACGTACCCAAAGTCCAGAAgctgaagaaggaaaagataCGAGTagccaaagaagaaagagcaAAATCGCTAAAACGCCGGCAAGAAGAGCTTGTTTCGCTACGAACAAAGAGGGAACAAGATGAAGGCCATGACCTGGAACTTTTGCTAAATAACGAGCACGCAAGGGACCCTACGGACAACAACACGACTTCCAATGCATTAAACAACTCTACCATAGTTATAAACGCAAATGCGgacgatgacgacgatgatATAAACCTATTCGGCATCTTAGGAAGCAGTgaggatgaaaatgaaatctcGAGTATACCTGTGGAGAACTTGGCCGGGGAATCAGAGCCCCCCACAATGACAGCGCAAGATACTACAAATACCACGCCCGTGGCACATAACACAACCAATATCGATGCTATAGCGAGCCACTCTATTCATTCAACGCCTAATGAGAACGCTCCAACGTCTCCACCTGCGGACATAGCCACAGATCACGATATAACTATGTAA
- the DAT1 gene encoding Dat1p (DNA binding protein that recognizes oligo(dA).oligo(dT) tracts~similar to YML113W), whose translation MAKTLAQGRKPGSGRKPGKGKTLREGRKPGSGRRRRQDIGGKETDGAQQDQESRPISSRDMEAVDALRELTHSPSSYSAHNSTPAPPPHAAAASISLPPSLDYTHQTLMDQQQQHQQLQQQRVDVVPPKPFITHKILLSSTGNSGGLVNSNYNADHSINHNSHHNLSNNVNVNMNFTINGSNQDPSSSFLMGPYNYLQRPFLVKPYLDLSTSAAASNQPRTQPPQATHIPKSSDSTEKNATI comes from the coding sequence ATGGCGAAAACTTTGGCACAAGGAAGGAAACCTGGAAGCGGCAGAAAGCCCGGAAAAGGCAAGACGTTGAGAGAGGGAAGAAAGCCTGGCAGTGGTAGGAGGAGGAGGCAAGATATTGGAGGAAAAGAGACTGACGGGGCTCAACAGGATCAGGAATCGCGTCCCATCAGTTCCAGGGACATGGAAGCTGTGGACGCGCTGAGAGAGTTGACGCACAGCCCGTCGTCCTATTCAGCTCATAATTCAACACCAGCACCACCGCCGCATGCAGCAGCTGCGTCAATTTCATTACCCCCTTCTCTGGATTATACCCACCAGACATTAATGGatcagcaacagcaacatcAACAGCTACAACAACAGAGAGTGGACGTCGTTCCCCCCAAGCCGTTCATCACCCACAAGATCCTGTTATCTTCAACGGGGAATTCTGGCGGCCTTGTAAATTCAAACTACAATGCCGACCATAGCATTAATCATAATTCACACCACAACCTCAGCAACAACGTCAACGTGAACATGAACTTTACTATAAATGGGAGCAATCAAGACCCGTCGTCTTCTTTTCTGATGGGGCCCTACAACTATCTGCAACGGCCTTTCCTAGTGAAACCATATCTTGATTTGTCTACAAGCGCAGCAGCATCAAATCAGCCACGGACGCAACCGCCTCAGGCAACACATATTCCTAAGAGTTCTGATTCTACAGAGAAAAACGCAACCATATGA
- the BUL2 gene encoding ubiquitin-ubiquitin ligase BUL2 (Component of the Rsp5p E3-ubiquitin ligase complex~similar to YML111W), translating into MTFTFSTSSRRNGRPPLKSVSTEDNIHLLRKRRQQQLPRNSIDKSHHPNSGQTALASNNQEDDIRSASTTNLDRLRQEREENSLEMDCTQSRLSHRANMLVDVLPSFEMYNALHRHIPQGNVDPDRHDFPPSYQEVRTQRMTILPSNDNSVERSPLTAVPGFENACNNGATSHSLTNLHPLQTQHLTINSTRSGEQSRHSSSDTNVSQIPFEDDLNDSDNIFIDKLYTLPKLSTPIEVDIRITKTASIPHERPEEQSILKEYTSGDIIHGYCLIENRSSQPLKFEMFYVTLEAYISVIDRQKGKRTLKRFLRMVDLSASWSYTNITPSTGINIVPGERDFDDAIIGLSNSRELKPNTKYKKFFMFKLPTQLLDVTCKQEQFSHCLLPPSFGIDKYKNNCKYSGIKVNSVLGCGHLGTKGSPILTLDMADDNLSINYTIDAKIVGKDKRTSKLNIMKEKEYNLRVMPFPFAGVTNQQNEKTCSRQLNDLDSLIEDRFEALNKIFKKLELNEAISNVDIHDTDISGTLDGNEDLDSDEILRRKLDQLHINNRIDDTANQSPSYDSKNMAPKENLVETELRYKFKNKNKSNSSLFSHFLSSSETGSSSTGPHVYNSGLIVLSVEKPQSALPYWSPSLLRKTNKFEAKSEQEKENWQRLMNMLPEGVKTPLTKLDVHLTCIQSNNSAAHKPPEISSVTTEFVVITAKSDNSIPIKFSTELLMNENRLNKLKTKFLAYQKKVHEYRKKFEENHAKLNELYNRNRDHSTSKELLFTNFISDQINNDIDSLAGLKVNIIDLHDIFKKQIHTFEEENEDIISKKGSSNPPSTSSSNNNFLQATFSNGASTATKFTQQIVHEWEKVKPLQYKRDVTVNLKLNPNIKETLVPNFETCLCCRFYCVRVNIKFDNHLGSMKVDIPVDVKKLQI; encoded by the coding sequence ATGACTTTTACATTTTCCACAtcatcaagaagaaatgggAGACCTCCTTTAAAATCAGTTTCTACAGAAGACAACATCCATTTATTGAGGAAGCGGCGTCAACAGCAACTACCAAGAAATTCTATAGATAAATCGCACCATCCAAATAGTGGGCAGACGGCACTTGCAAGTAATAAtcaagaggatgacatacGCAGCGCTTCAACAACTAATTTGGATCGCTTACGACAGGAACGAGAGGAAAATTCACTGGAAATGGACTGTACACAGTCAAGATTATCTCATAGAGCAAATATGCTAGTGGACGTCCTACCATCTTTTGAGATGTATAATGCCTTGCACAGACACATACCTCAAGGCAACGTTGATCCTGACAGACACGATTTCCCCCCTTCTTATCAAGAAGTTCGTACACAAAGAATGACTATATTACCCAGCAACGATAATTCTGTGGAAAGGTCACCATTGACAGCGGTGCCAGGATTCGAAAATGCCTGTAATAATGGTGCTACTTCCCACTCTCTTACCAACCTACATCCTTTACAAACGCAACATCTTACAATTAATAGTACAAGAAGTGGCGAACAGTCGCGCCATTCTTCATCAGACACCAATGTCAGTCAGATACCGTTCGAAGATGATCTAAACGATTCGGACAACATTTTTATAGACAAGTTATACACCTTACCCAAGTTGTCCACTCCGATTGAAGTTGATATAAGAATAACGAAAACTGCATCAATACCTCATGAGCGTCCTGAGGAACAGTCCATATTAAAGGAATACACATCGGGCGATATTATTCATGGTTATTGTTTAATTGAAAACCGCTCCTCTCAacctttgaaatttgaaatgtTTTATGTTACTTTGGAAGCATACATATCCGTCATCGACCGTCAAAAGGGGAAAAGAACCTTAAAGAGATTTTTAAGAATGGTCGACTTAAGCGCATCTTGGTCTTATACAAACATAACCCCAAGTACGGGTATCAATATTGTCCCGGGTGAGCGGGATTTTGATGATGCCATCATTGGTCTTTCAAACAGCAGAGAATTGAAGCCaaatacaaaatataaGAAATTCTTCATGTTCAAACTTCCTACACAATTATTGGATGTGACTTGCAAACAAGAGCAATTTTCACACTGCCTTCTGCCACCAAGTTTCGGTATCGACAAGTATAAAAATAACTGTAAATATTCTGGCATAAAAGTAAATAGTGTCCTTGGCTGTGGACATTTAGGTACAAAAGGTTCACCCATTTTGACACTGGACATGGCAGATGataatttatcaataaattaTACGATTGATGCCAAAATTGTGGGTAAAGATAAAAGAACATCCAAGCTGAATATtatgaaggaaaaagaatataactTGAGGGTTATGCCCTTCCCTTTTGCTGGCGTCACTAATCAACAAAACGAGAAGACGTGTTCAAGACAACTAAACGATTTGGACAGCTTGATTGAGGATAGATTTGAAGCTTTGAAcaagattttcaagaaactGGAATTAAATGAGGCCATTTCGAATGTAGATATTCATGACACAGATATAAGCGGGACTTTGGACGGTAATGAAGATTTGGATTCCGATGAGATATTAAGACGTAAGCTAGACCAACTACATATTAATAATAGGATTGATGATACCGCCAACCAATCACCCTCCTATGATTCCAAAAATATGGCCCCGAAGGAAAACTTAGTCGAGACTGAGTTACGCTATAAGTTTAAGAATAAGAAcaaatcaaattcaagtttattttctcattttttgaGTTCATCAGAAACCGGATCATCTTCAACTGGACCGCATGTATACAATTCTGGGTTGATTGTATTATCAGTCGAAAAACCTCAATCTGCATTACCTTACTGGTCACCATCATTGTTGAGAAAAACCAACAAATTTGAAGCAAAGagtgaacaagaaaaggaaaactgGCAAAGGTTAATGAACATGCTTCCAGAAGGGGTGAAAACTCCACTCACCAAGTTAGATGTACATTTGACCTGTATCCAGTCCAATAACAGCGCGGCCCATAAGCCACCGGAGATAAGCTCTGTAACGACAGAATTTGTGGTTATCACAGCCAAATCTGATAATTCGATTCCTATTAAATTCAGCACTGAACTATTAATGAATGAGAATAGGTTAAACAaattaaaaacaaaatttttagcCTACCAGAAAAAAGTTCACGAATATcgtaaaaaatttgaagaaaaccatGCGAAGCTGAATGAGCTTTACAATAGAAATAGAGATCATTCAACTTCAAAAGAACTTCTGTTCACAAATTTCATATCTGATCAAATAAACAATGATATTGACAGTTTAGCTGGATTAAAAGTTAACATTATTGATTTACATGATATCttcaaaaagcaaatacacacttttgaagaagaaaacgagGATATTATTTCTAAGAAGGGAAGTTCCAATCCTCCTTCTACGTCATCCAgtaacaacaatttcttaCAAGCAACGTTTAGTAATGGTGCATCCACCGCTACTAAGTTTACTCAACAGATTGTGCATGAATGGGAGAAAGTTAAGCCATTACAGTATAAGAGGGATGTAACAGTTAATTTGAAGTTGAATCCCAACATCAAAGAAACCTTGGTGCCTAATTTTGAAACGTGTTTGTGTTGTAGATTTTATTGTGTACGAGTGAACATCAAATTTGATAACCATTTAGGTTCCATGAAAGTTGATATTCCGGTTGATGTGAAGAAATTACAAATTTAG